A segment of the Mercurialis annua linkage group LG4, ddMerAnnu1.2, whole genome shotgun sequence genome:
AAAAAGATGAAGTGTTTAATTGTTAACAATAAAGTAAATTTGAGTACTTTAACTTGTTTTTATGGTAATTTAGTCTAAAATTAGagattttttctaaaattatctATCTCGtttaatcaaaaatttatattgtttataaaaaaaaatatgaagtttttttttaaaattagaattaatttatcataaagtaacttaaaatattttttttttattaattagaactttttttaaaatataattgactcaaatataaaattatactcAACTGACTAAActgtatattttattatttagtatataatttataattgggaaataataattcatcttgccataaatgtatatattttttttaaaaaagcctatatttgattttttttttctttgaccACTATAACGCTCTAGACACATGGGAATATAAGACTGACCAGTAAGAATAGACCATTCTCTCAAGAATAtccaaaaaattcaattttatatcAGCCGCAATCTCTTACCAGTCTTTAAAACaaaatgatttttcttttttctctttttcatatTAGTTTCTTCATCATCAACCTCTGCttcaaaattctttattttctagcaaattaaatttatcagtttctttacatttttttgttagaccaatcataaaattatttcatgGATGATATTGAAATTCCTGAATATTTCATATGTCCAATTTCTCTCCAAATTATGCAAGACCCCGTAACAATTTCAACTGGTATAACCTATGATCGTGATAGCATTGAACATTGGCTATTCACTACCAGAAATACAATTTGTCCAGTCACCAAACAATCTTTACCTAATGATTTTGATTTAACCCCTAATCATACTTTACGTAGATTAATCCAATCTTGGTGTATTGATAATGCCTCTAATGGAATTCTCAAAATGCCTTCTCCTAAACCTTGTCTTGATAAATGTCATCTCCTTAAACTTATTAAAGATCTTCATCTTCCCCGTCGACAAATTAAAACCCTAATCGAGTTGGAGTTTCTCGCGGCGGAGAACGAGAGGAATCGGAAGTATATGGGGGAGACTGGATTGCCTAAGGCTTTATTAATGTTCATAGTAACATGCTTCAAGAAAACTCAGATGGATGGAATTCAAGAAGCGGTTAGTATTCTTAAACTTATTCGAGTTTCTTCGAAGGATTCGAAGGAAATTCTCATTGAAAACTATCAGATTATCGAATCTTTAACATGGATTCTAGGGTGGTGCAATGATAattgtaatattattaaatcTCATGCAGTTTCAGTTCTTAAGATGGTTCTTGAAGATGCAAGTTCGAGTGTGTTAGAAAGGCTTAAACCTAGTTTTTTTCAAAGTGTTGTCGGTGTAATAAGAGAAAACATAACTCAACAAGGCCTTAATGCAGCTTTAAAAGTGTTGTTAAACGCTTGTCCATGGGGGAGAAACAGGATAACGATGGTGGAATCAGGAGCGGTTTTCGAGCTTATCGAACTCGAATGGAGATCACCGGAGAAGAAGACTACGGAGTATATTTTAGGTATATTATTTCATCTATGTTCATGTGCTGACGGTAGGGCTAAATTCTTGAGTCATAGAGGAGGAATTGCTATGGTGGCTAAGAGAATATTGAAAGTATCTCCGGCCGCCGATGATCGAGCCGTGTTAATTCTTGCAATGATATGTAAATTCTCAGGGACGAACATGGTGGTTCAAGAAATGTTGAATGTTAAAGCTGTGTCGAAGCTTTGTTTGATGCTTCAAGCTGACTGTGCTCCTTATTTGAAGGAGAAAGCTAGAGAAATTCTCCGATCACATTCTGAGGAGTGGAAAAATTCTCCTTGTATTGATATTTCTATTGTGGTAAGGTAAGCCAAGACGAGAGAAGGGTAGTTTCGGAACATAAATTAATATCgcgaaattaaatatatttaatttatcaagatcaaaataaattcaaagttttataaaattcgatcaaatttgatttgatatgaaatcgtaatttttgtatttatctGATCTTAATGAATGTAAATTGAAAATAGATGCTACGACTCTATTTTTTGAGATTGATAAGACACtcttttgttaaaattatatttggttAAGGTCGGAGGAAATACTGCTTAGCGCTGAAACTCTTCCGTATGAATCTATAAAGTGTGAGAGAAAAATAATATTCTTCTTGGTTTTGCATACCATACTTTATATTATCTCCATTAGTGAGAAAATAAATGTGtatatacaaatattacggGTGACTCATGTTATATTGTTCATTTTGTGGCTTTGATCACTTTGTTAcgtatgttttttattttggtatgATCTTCTATTATTTGgattttatgtttcatttattGCTTGTTTACACTAACATAATCAAGGAGACATATATGAAAATGTAGGCTGTAGTCTTTCGGccgggtttttgatatttgggtgcctcaaaggcacccaaaTTTCCGGACCAGTGcctcttttggaattaattccaaaagagtgtctggacccacatgttccgcattctagaaatgcgAAACATGTggggttccgcattcctagaatgcggaacaccactAAATGGAACATAAAATCCAAATAATAGAACACCACTCAAAGCCACCAATCACcggttattttttataattattttgtttttctaatcgttgtattatatttatttttcaattttcagattgttttattgataaaattcattttaaagcttatgtattttgttatttttattttgaaaatcccaactctaatttttttatctttttagtccTTATATTTGCtaaatttcagttttattatACCCTTTTATGTGAATTTGATGAACAAAAATGCTAAAGAAACATAAAAACTGAAAAGATAATATTTTCGGTATAAGAACACACTACAAGAAATACTAGAATTAGCAGTAAACATTTTTACTGCTAATAGTGCTAAAATTATTACTGTTAacatatagtaaaaaaaaattgtgacatgttgctgctaataaaacgttgcattaagtaattggtaacaaaatttaCTGTAAAATGCTGCTACAACTTAACTAATGGcagtaattttcaaaattaatgctgcaaaatgttttttagcagcaaaaaaaaTAGCTACTAAAAAATATGTTGCCAAATACAAAATTCTTTATAGTgacatgaaaaattaaaatttagtaaatataaaaactgaaaagaaaatgtttctgaaataaaaaatttatgaataaaaatgataaaatatgtGAATTTCGAGACAATCTAGACTTCTTTTTTTTGTCTAATAGTTATAGTTTGAAACTTTGAATACTAGTGAAAgttgatttatatatataaaaggcttatccccttaaaaacccttcaccttttacccccaattcgtttgacTCTCACATTGCAAAATcacaaaatatatccaaattacgacctttcactttcaattgcaccctcaaacattaaattgatctcttttcacttgaaaaaataggtttatttttgttttaaataaaatattaaatcctattttaaaatatatgctaaaatttaaagtattgatttgaacatttttcaagtgaaaagatgtcaatttaatgcttgagggtgcaattgaaagtaaaaggtcgtaatttgggtatatttggtggttttgcaacgtgagggtgcaaacgaattgggggtaaaaggtggggggattttaaggggataagcctatataaaaaaaatcttttgaATTTCTTATATATTAAAAGGTCTAATTACTTAGAAACCAtccattttataacttttttcatttataccatgatataaaaaaatattcaattatatcatattttcaatttttacgtTTCATTTataccccaaaattaaaaaacttaataatttaattaatttaaaaataaaaatattaaaaataattaaataaaaaagttatattatatttttttctatttaaaaaaaatataaagaaactTTTTGACtttaaaacattcaaataaatcctattaaattttataatttatttcaaaaaaaaaactcttttcTCGTCCTTCTATGAAAGGAGGAGCTGTTCTCCCTTTCATAGAAGGAGAAACAGGATGGAACAGTGCGTTTCTCCCTCCATAGAAGGAGGAACAAATCGTGTTCGTCCTTCCATAGAGGGACGAGCAGATCCATGCAAGGAGGAACAAAATCGTGTTCCtccctccatggaaggaggaacagGAAGAATACGAATTTGTTCCTCCTACCCCGttcttccttccatggaaggaggatgACCGGCTCCTCCTTAAGGAGAAGCGGGtttgagaaatttaaaaaaaatatttttttaaaaaagtgtaAATCGATTTTGTTTTATGTAAATGGTGTTCtttacggtttttaatttttaaaatttactaataattaatatatattaaaataaaaaaattgttatttgttgaattttttaaggAAGAATGtgtttttatactattaataacattaacgttttattaaaatataggttaaaaatgaaggactaataaaactcttttttaaaaaaaataggtcaattcaactcattaggatagagatgaaacataaaaactaaaaatatggtataattgaaaatttttctaAGTAATGATGTcagtgaaaaaaattataagctgggtgatttttaagtaattagacttATATTCAAAACAGACAATAAAATCAACAAAGCTATGCGCGGATTGGTTTAGAATGTTCTATGTTGAATGCTCTTCCAATGAAATCATAGttcaaattcaattcaattcatagatgttaacctttttttttagtatatagttcatgaaattttttgaacgggtctcaactatTAAACGACactttaaatgttttatatttacactaattttaattcaaatagTGTAGGTTTTTACGGGAGGTAGGCTCTCCCCCTAAATTTTAAAACGGCTGCATACACGGGTACAGTTCAAAATCGCAACCTTACTTAAGTCAGAAAAGCACCTTACGAATGATATGCATATTATTTATGGGTTTTTTTTCCAAGTAATTAATAGAGTATAAATGCATATTTTAAGGATATAAAGATGTTTGTTTTGCAGGTATATGCTTTTGGAGTGAAGCGTAGCATCGTGGAGCGGAATCGCCAATATTTCGGAAGTTTTGAAGAATTCAGCAGAGGAATGTTGAATTCCCCATTATTGCCGAGTTCCATGGAACTCGGCAACATTGGAGAACTCGGCAGGATTGCCTACTGAGCTGCAATCCTGTCGAGTTCTCCTATCATGGAACTCGGCAATACTGAACTGCAATCCTGCCGAGTTCTAAGGAAAAGTGCCAGATTCCTAAATCTGGCACTATTGAGGAATCCGGCACTTTTGAACTACGAATTTAAAAGCTGAATTTCCTTTTCCGACGTGGTTTTGAACCCGATTTCAATTACAACTCTTGCATTACTTCAAGAActcctccactatataaaggcaTCTCAAGGTTATGTAATCTATctagtttttcattatttttctatttacaaataatttgtCTTACGTTAATGTTCTTTTAATCCTTAGTTTTATTTGAAACCTTAAACCTTCTAAACTTTGATTCGAAAGCTTGTGTTTAGaatattttcagatttttattcaagtatttttatttcaattgtttgttttagttatgattatgattattattacaATTTGCTTAATTAAAACAAGTATGTCTAACTAAATTAGTTGACTTAAAATATTGTGAGTAGTATGGATGCTAGATTTAAATTCTGAAAACTAATCGTCTACCTTTCTTTATTAATGCAATCCTTTGTTATTGAGAATAATTCTTGTGATTGAGTAGATAATAATCACATGAACTTAGAATAAATTGTGACGAGGTGACTTAAGCAATTTAATTGGAAAAGGGTAATCAAGGTATAATTACAAAGCATTGTCCGACCACCATGTTTGCGTTATATGGTCTATGTGAATAACTAATTTATAATgcgttgattataaatttttgtttatcttCTATCGTTCAGTAAGCCGTGATAGTAAGGGTGATTCGGGATAACGGGTTTTAATCAATAGGCTAGCAACATTATAGTCATATTGAGCTAGTATCGTCGATCTATCCTGCATTGcatgtaacaattaaaattgattgatataaGTTAGATTTGTAAGGTATCGATAATCCATACGAAAAAAATATTCTGAGTTATTTATCGTTATTGTTTATtccttaaattattaattttctatttttattagttttaattaaaatcacacAAACCATGTTTTTGTTAGTTcaaataattcttaattaactattttagtACTGAATTCAATTCCTCGGTGGCAGTAAGGGTGAAGAAGACCTATTTCTTATGTTGCTTCGTTCATTACCTTCAGATTATAAGcaatttcatgaaaatttaatatttaatcataCACACTTTCTGTTAAGGGAGTTAAATCTGCCCTATTTTCGAAGGAGCTAATAGATAAGGAGCTAATGGAAAATGCTAGTCAGATGTCTGAAACTGTCTTTACAATCAGTACTAGCATGAATACATATTACCATAACAAGTGtttgaaacacaaaaactccACTTGTAACTATTGCAAGAAGAAGGGGCATCTAAAGATTTATtgttgaaaaaattcaaaaaaacaaaaactaccGAAAGCCTAACGTTCAAGCCAATATTGTTGAAGACGAATCAAATGAGGATCATGAAGATATGCTAGCAGCTTGAGGTGGAGATTCAGGTTTCAGCGAGAGACGGTTCTACAATTGGTTTAACCCAGAAAACCAGCTTGGTCCAAAAGTGCAACAAAAATTTGTCAGTTGAAATTTTATGCAGATTCGAGTTGTTTATATCACATTTGTGccaatttcgattggtttttCGACTACAACAAAGTTGATAATGGAGTTGTGGTTATGGGCAATAGTCGAACTTGAGGAATTTTGGACATTGGTTCAGTCAAAATCAAGATGCATGATGGAGAAGTTAAAACATTCACTGACGTTCAAAATGTTCCTAACATGCGTAAGAATTGCATCTCTCTATTTACTTTAGAAATTTATGGGTATGAGTTTCATGATAGGAATGGGGTTTCGGATATTGGGAAAGATGATGAGGTGTTATTGAAAGCTTATAGACATAGTCGTTTCTATGAGACTGACGTATCAGTTGCAACTTCGTCTCTTTCGCCAGATTCTACTAATGACATTGCCAACATCAAGGTCAACAAATTCGCAGTTGCATGCCAATTAGttgataaattatttgatttatttattatgtcATTTTGCGTGTTCTTGAGTTTGTTTGGAATTTCTCAATTGTAGTAACCGGTTATGATGAAATGGAGAAGGTGGAGTTTTGGTTAATATTCTAATTTATTGAAGATACAAGAGAAATTTAATTAAAGGAGACATTATTAGGattattcttaaaatattaattggtTAAGGATTTTGGTTTATCCTAATATGTGTTGGATATTGATTATATCATTATTGGTCTTCGTGTAggaaaagaaaatttaattttattaatattaatattaatatattttattgctttaacttattttaaactttataaatagaaaaactatagcttgtaaaatttaaaaatgtaaagCAGATTAGTGCGACCAAAATGGATTTGGAAATCAGAAAGTTTCTGCCGTTCTTTTGTAATCTTCATCTATTAGTGAATAAAACTCGTTCTTTCGCCCGTGAATAGTATTTGACGAACCACGtaaattttgtatttgttttagttttattctttaatttgtCATAAGTTtgatttcttaattaattttctacTATTCCGCTGCGACTAATCTCATaacaatttttgaatttatataatataatatttatatttataagtaatgatatataatttatatctatatacttatattgagaggaccaacgaaGCCCTTTCATTAATTCGCAccaagtaaattttttttattaattctcaacaaataaaaaatcttcGTCGTTCCCACTTTTTTTTAAACtactcatttatattttttttatttaatgaattttcttatctatataaattagttacttttataaattttaaaataaacttaactTTTTAACTACTCATTAAAATGCTGACGATACTCTTCCCAATTGAAGTGATCATAATGTCAGCTGAGGAGATAATTTCAGCTCAGGAGATAATTTCTACTCAGATGAAGATTATGTCAAAAAGTTGTGCCAAGTTTCATTGGCCAAATATTCCTAGCTTAAGTgttatgagaaaattacaccaaatcacccaaaaactcaaaactttgtataaatcacccaacttttttttttttgcaaaaatccctcaatttttcaaaaaagttttcatgactacctttttataaatgttattcCTATCTTATCCCTATTGTCTATTTTTCCACTACTTTCTTTCTATTTGCTTATGAATTATTACCACATGATTATTACCCATGATCCCTACatgctaatttaattttaaccggctcctttattttttgttcacaCCTGCACACCAATTGTTTTTCATGGTCCCCTACCTGCTATTTGTTTCCCCACACATGCTCATTAAATATTTGTCAAACCTgctcatcttttttttttcacgaaaaaaaataccaacaatcattaaaaataggcctaatcactcaaaaacccctcacctttaaactttttttcaattccaccccgacgttgaaaatttgtcaattttacccacttttgaattttccgttttcaattgtaccccaatattttaatttttgttaatttttttacttaaatgatgaaatcattcaattaattaagtttaaacatgaaattaaattcttttttatgcaaagaagtacaaataagtcctttatttttaaaaactaactaaaagccataatcaaattaacactaatttaaattcttaattaatttaactaaatttaaataaattttaaaagtatacaatcaatatatgcgagacatggagaatgttttaagcaaatttccaaacgcaaaagacgttaatttaatttttcagggtacaattgaaacacaaaaatgcaaaatagggtaaaattgacaaattttcaacgtcagggtatgattgaaaaggggctaaaaggtcggggttttttaagacattaggccttaaaaataatagtaaactttgagtttatattaaattgacactAAATTGACATTGAATTacattatgtttattttaagtttattctaaaagtattttttatttaatttcaataaaaccTTAGATAATTTACTTTTAGATAACTATTTAGTTTATTcgtcattttaaaagtttattttaaatagtataaatcataaataaataatttaattataataatttaattttaaatttataacttaatttaaatttattatcggacttttaaaactataataaatttatttttgatagtttaaattattaataaattagtttgattaaaataagttaattttaattttataattattttactaagaatttaattcagtttaatttactttgagttcatattgagttgacattgaattCACATcaaatttacattaaatttaccCCGACCACCGCGGAAAACTTACAtagtttactttcaatttattattagtttatttatcactttagaaatttatttttaaataattaataaattaatttgattgcaccaagttaattttaaatttataatataaataaatttatattgagtttacattgagttcatattgagttcacattgagttcacattaagtttacattgagttcacattaagttcaCATCAAGTTCACATTAAATTTACACCGACCACTGCGGAAAACTTACAtagtttaatttcaatttattattagtttatttatcactttagaaatttatttttaaataattaatgaattaatttgattgcaccaagttagttttaaatttataatatttataaataaatttatactgagttgacattgagttcatattgagttcatattgagttcacattaagttcacattaagttcaCATTAAATTTTACACTAAACACCACGGGAAAAATAGATAGTgtactttcaatttactattagtttatttttttggtaagcccatccggtttccaaggttTCGCcatgactaatccggatccgacccgtgtcgcgcacctggcatggtgggtgagtcttccagtgggaattttctgcattcacaaggactcgaacccgagaccttgcttaagcgataccaagccgcttaccacttggaccaactcccattggttactgttagtttatttgtcactttatttttttaaaatattaataaatttgtttaattgcaccaagttaattttaaatttatagtaattgaccaaaaaaattacattaagttgacattgaatTTATATGTTGAAtgtaaatcaaatataaatttaaaattaaatgaatgtaaaattaacttaaactcaatataaatttaatattaactaaatgtaaatttaaagtaaattaatataaaataaaattgtaataaatttattatagttttaaaagtaatttatttaaattagattaattaattaaaattttactctataaaaaataaattgaaatatttaacgAGTACGTATTTATTTACacgtttaatatattttttatcttgaTATAATTGAATGCAtactcataattttttaatttgtttaattattttcaacctATTTAGTATAACTAGAAAGACACTTGTTTTATTGAGTTTGTTAAACTAACAAGCATGTCACGCATGTATGCATTTACTTACATTAACAAGCATGCTGCATGCATGTATTCACTTATAATGACAGTTGTAATTGTTGACGTGTTAAATATATAAGGGTAAGCTTGTCATGTTTTATGGTAAGCCCAACTTATTTTGGGTTATGGGGGATTTAtagaaacttttttattttttcgagtgatttttgcaaaaaataaaaagatgagaTAAAAATGTTAGAGTAGACCacttttgagggatttgtgtaaattacCCAAGTGTTATTGTGTTAATATCCAGAAAGAAAATTGTGGGTAGTGCTTCTCTTGCAGGGCTTCTTCTGATGACTCAGGTTGCTGGTTTAATATGAGTTTGGCCCCTGTTGGGAAAGGATCTGTAGCTGAGGTGGTTGGCCATCAatcaaaaaaatacattttttcaccttttaataatttatttatttttttataaaatttttccgatatttatttaatttttttatcctatttttagtgtaattatggTGGATTATAATGTATCCGTTGTattttttagtgtaactatagtgtttttatagtgtatatatatatatatatatatatatatatatatatatatatatatattgtatttacgataattttatagtgtttttacaaTGTATACCATAAAAATACTGCAAATGCATCATAAATATTCTAAAACAATGACAAAATTACACTAAAAACATAGATTTACcgaaaaacaccaaaaatacattataaatacgTCAAAAATACACTATGacgtaaaaatattataaaatcactataaatacaccataaatcaattcgttatttacaaaattagtagtaatatataaataaacaaatctataaataagagaaagacaaaataattatatgaatattagaacaacggactagcgcgaaagGAAGAGATGAATGAAAGCgtgaacggaaaagacgaacggaagagacaaaatgaaaatcaaacgaaaaagaagaaaaaaagaagagagaatttCGAGAGAGAACAGAAAAAAAAGTGGCtatgaaaaaatataacttaaaataaaataaagcttCTATATGTTatgagtatttttataaataagttactAAAATAGATACCAAGGAAAATTAAGAAAAGATAACCAAAAATGatgttaataaattttaaaaataggatattttataaataatttctctctttatatatatatatatatatatatatatatatatatatatatatatatatatatatatatatatatatatatatatatatatatatatatatatatatatattaataagtttattatttaaaattaatataatttaattctgCATAAATACGTGGGGTTTACGACTAGTTCAATAGTATTATGGAAGTAATAAGCTAGAATGATGTTTTGTCCAAACTAGACCACGTCTGTTCCTTATTCTGAAACTGGGCTGGATTTgaaagaaattattttttaaaggtTCTATAGCCCATGTTTccatttacttttttttttgagggaaCATCTTTCCATTGGAAAGTTTAGGAGAAtacctaaaaaacaaaaatatttgtaaatttatttcaaaaactgaaagtttataagcgtatctaaaaaaataaatatttacttttttactccgcaatttatttttttactccgcagtttcaaacggtttcaaatacagtttctaatacagtttcaaacggtttataacggtttcataaaaatagagtttcaaacggtttcaaatacagtttcaaaaaacacaatttgaaactgttttattaaaacgtttcgaatagagtttctaatagagtttcaaacggtttcaaatagtgtttctaatagagttttaAACGGTATCAAAtagagtttctaatagagtttcaaacggtttataacggtttcataaaaaatagagtttcaaacgatttcaaatacagtttctaatagagtttcaaatggtttataacagagtatttttaaaaaactttgacatttttgaaaccgtttataatacagtttcaaacagtttaaaaaacggagtatttttacaaattttttcagagtaaaaaaaaaattcggagtaaaaaaataaatttttcgaaaaaaaggtaaacaaataatttttcaaaaaacggagtatttttgcaaatattttgaaaaactgAGTATTTTCTGCAAATTCCTCCTTTCCATTTAATctaatatttttccttttatatGATAGAGTCTAAGACCGAGAAAAAGCGTAtagtaaactaaaatttatgccAAGGTGGGCCTAGTCTGAATAGTTAAGGCGTCTCTAAGTGCAtcgagaggttgtgggttcgaatcacgtctcggtaactaacaactaacacgAGACTCTAAAAGATCGATTtccacctttgataaaaaaaataaaaaagactaaaatttatcaaaaaaaaaacgaaaatattcctaactaaattaaatattactcaaatacataagattcaaattttttacattcaaaattaaacaaaaaaaggtTTACACTTTTTCACCAAACTAATCAAATAAAACACATCAAAACAAAAATAGACAATCCCCCCACtgatacttttttatttttaagtctctatgtttttttatctattttaataatagtcattaaaaaaattaaaaaatatattaattgatcattaaaaaatatagtaattattgataaataaaataattttatttttattaaatttaacttttatgaaatttaatttttataaaattattaaaaattaaatatgtaattGATTTTcataattagtttttattttttaaaataaataaataaaattattatattatgtaTATCTGTGTCTGTATCTGAtgtgtatatataataaattaaatataaattataaattatgtataaataaaatattaaaga
Coding sequences within it:
- the LOC126679164 gene encoding E3 ubiquitin-protein ligase PUB24-like, with translation MDDIEIPEYFICPISLQIMQDPVTISTGITYDRDSIEHWLFTTRNTICPVTKQSLPNDFDLTPNHTLRRLIQSWCIDNASNGILKMPSPKPCLDKCHLLKLIKDLHLPRRQIKTLIELEFLAAENERNRKYMGETGLPKALLMFIVTCFKKTQMDGIQEAVSILKLIRVSSKDSKEILIENYQIIESLTWILGWCNDNCNIIKSHAVSVLKMVLEDASSSVLERLKPSFFQSVVGVIRENITQQGLNAALKVLLNACPWGRNRITMVESGAVFELIELEWRSPEKKTTEYILGILFHLCSCADGRAKFLSHRGGIAMVAKRILKVSPAADDRAVLILAMICKFSGTNMVVQEMLNVKAVSKLCLMLQADCAPYLKEKAREILRSHSEEWKNSPCIDISIVVR